In Prunus dulcis chromosome 1, ALMONDv2, whole genome shotgun sequence, the following are encoded in one genomic region:
- the LOC117620254 gene encoding WAT1-related protein At1g25270-like, whose amino-acid sequence MEKMQNYKVADGMKPVMVMVLVQILFAGMNILYKLVAEDGMNFTILIAYRMMFAAAFMLPLALVFERDSRTKLTWMVLFQAFLCGLFGGSLSQNLYIESIALTSATYAVAMYNLVPAITFILAIFFRMEELAIDTNAGKAKVVGTVMGIGGAMLFTFYKGIEINIWSTHFDLHSQPNSHEASISHKSSGSLLLGSMVSLGSCVSYAIWLIIQGKLNKRFPYPYSSTALMSLMGSIQSVVFALCVERDWNQWKLGWDIRLLAVSYSGVLNSGLAVTLIAWVVKKGGPLLVAVFQPLLLVMVALAGSLLLDEKLHLGSILGGLMIVSGLYAVLWGKSKELLQMTRLESQTSLKYESNSQPILVVTSVGEDVNSEKEMVESRKEDVKP is encoded by the exons ATGGAAAAAATGCAGAACTATAAAGTGGCAGATGGGATGAAGCCAGTGATGGTAATGGTGCTGGTTCAGATTTTGTTTGCGGGGATGAATATCTTATACAAACTAGTGGCTGAAGATGGCATGAATTTTACGATTCTTATTGCCTACCGTATGATGTTTGCTGCTGCTTTTATGCTTCCCTTGGCTCTCGTATTTGAAAG GGACAGCAGAACAAAACTTACATGGATGGTACTGTTTCAAGCTTTTCTCTGTGGGCTATTTGG GGGTTCACTGTCTCAAAATTTATATATCGAGAGCATAGCCTTAACATCAGCAACATATGCAGTGGCCATGTATAATCTTGTCCCAGCCATTACTTTTATTCTAGCCATATTTTTCAG AATGGAGGAGTTGGCCATAGACACAAATGCAGGGAAAGCAAAAGTTGTGGGAACAGTCATGGGGATAGGAGGGGCTATGCTCTTCACCTTCTACAAAGGCATAGAGATTAACATATGGTCTACACATTTTGATCTTCACAGCCAGCCAAATAGCCATGAGGCATCAATATCACACAAAAGTTCTGGAAGTCTTTTGTTGGGCTCCATGGTTTCTTTGGGTAGCTGTGTGTCCTATGCTATTTGGTTGATAATTCAg GGAAAACTAAACAAGAGATTCCCTTACCCTTACTCAAGTACGGCTCTAATGTCCCTGATGGGATCAATTCAATCCGTAGTGTTTGCCCTCTGTGTGGAGAGGGATTGGAACCAGTGGAAGTTGGGCTGGGATATTAGACTTCTTGCAGTTTCTTATTCG gGAGTTCTTAACTCAGGACTTGCTGTGACCCTAATTGCATGGGTTGTAAAGAAGGGAGGGCCATTGTTGGTTGCAGTTTTTCAGCCTCTCTTGCTTGTGATGGTTGCACTTGCAGGGTCTTTGTTGCTGGATGAAAAGTTGCACCTTGGAAG CATACTGGGAGGACTGATGATTGTGAGTGGATTATACGCGGTATTGTGGGGTAAGAGTAAGGAATTGCTGCAGATGACTCGATTAGAATCCCAAACAAGTCTCAAATATGAATCCAATTCTCAACCAATCCTAGTTGTTACATCTGTTGGGGAAGATGTGAATTCTGAGAAGGAAATGGTTGAGAGCAGAAAGGAGGACGTGAAGCCTTAG